One segment of Antennarius striatus isolate MH-2024 chromosome 5, ASM4005453v1, whole genome shotgun sequence DNA contains the following:
- the fezf2 gene encoding fez family zinc finger protein 2: MSSSASLEMSSGPATAATGPPKTLAFSIDRIMSKEERSDGRKVLGLCSPIPCVIPLPPLGYDLQAKALMSYSELWRASLRGAFCGAAPCKGGCGVCVKADAGVRGGVVKPQVLHQAVAVPGYYFNYLDSGYPQSELLAGHWFSSPPGQHHHHHNHHHHHHHHQAHHRLVLQLENAKLGGVSAEKAPTPQYPHKEHLPGQLDQIVKENQVLSGDKKKISGGGAGGGGDGKPKNFTCEVCGKVFNAHYNLTRHMPVHTGARPFVCKVCGKGFRQASTLCRHKIIHTQEKPHKCNQCGKAFNRSSTLNTHVRIHAGYKPFVCEFCGKGFHQKGNYKNHKLTHSGEKQYKCSICNKAFHQVYNLTFHMHTHNDKKPFTCATCGKGFCRNFDLKKHIRKLHDFSAATDASRELLS, translated from the exons ATGTCGAGTTCAGCCTCTCTGGAGATGTCCTCCGGACCCGCAACCGCTGCCACCGGACCCCCCAAGACCCTGGCCTTCTCCATCGACCGGATCATGTCCAAGGAGGAGCGCTCGGACGGGAGGAAGGTGTTGGGGCTCTGCTCCCCGATCCCCTGCGTCATCCCGCTGCCGCCGCTCGGCTACGACCTCCAGGCCAAGGCGCTGATGAGCTACTCGGAGCTGTGGAGGGCCAGCCTCCGGGGCGCCTTCTGCGGCGCGGCTCCCTGCAAAGGCGGCTGCGGGGTGTGCGTGAAGGCGGACGCGGGTGTGAGAGGGGGGGTGGTGAAGCCGCAGGTGCTGCACCAGGCCGTGGCCGTACCCGGGTACTACTTCAACTACCTGGACTCTGGGTACCCGCAATCCGAGCTGCTGGCCGGACACTGGTTCTCCAGCCCGCCAGGgcagcatcatcaccatcacaaccatcatcatcaccatcatcatcaccaggcGCACCACCGGCTGGTGCTGCAGCTGGAGAACGCCAAGCTGGGCGGCGTGAGCGCGGAGAAGGCGCCCACCCCGCAGTACCCGCACAAGGAGCACCTCCCGGGGCAGCTGGACCAGATCGTGAAGGAGAACCAGGTCCTGAGCGGAGATAAGAAGAAGATCAGCGGAGGtggagcaggaggtggaggagacggGAAACCCAAGAACTTCACATGTGAAGTCTGTGGAAAG GTTTTTAACGCGCATTACAACCTGACCAGACACATGCCGGTGCACACCGGGGCCCGGCCGTTCGTCTGCAAAGTTTGCGGGAAAGGATTCCGGCAGGCCAGCACGCTGTGTCGGCACAAGATCATCCACAcgcag GAAAAACCGCACAAATGCAACCAGTGCGGGAAAGCGTTCAACAGAAGCTCCACGCTCAACACGCACGTCCGGATCCACGCGGGATACAAACCGTTCGTGTGTGAGTTCTGCGGGAAAGGATTCCACCAGAaag GGAACTACAAGAACCACAAGCTGACCCACAGCGGGGAGAAGCAGTACAAGTGCTCCATCTGTAACAAGGCCTTCCACCAGGTGTACAACCTCACCTtccacatgcacacgcacaacGACAAGAAGCCGTTCACGTGCGCCACGTGCGGGAAAGGCTTCTGCCGCAACTTCGACCTGAAGAAACACATCCGGAAGCTGCACGACTTCTCAGCCGCCACAGACGCGTCGCGGGAGCTGCTCAGCTGA